In the genome of Anabrus simplex isolate iqAnaSimp1 chromosome 2, ASM4041472v1, whole genome shotgun sequence, the window TTTCCTGTTAAAATttccaaaccgagcgagttggccgtgcggttagggtcgcgaagctgtgagcttgcatccgtgagttagtggattcgaactccactgttggcagccctgtagatggttttccttggtttcccattttcacatcaggcgagtgctggggctgtaccttaattaaggccacggccgctttcttcccactcttaggcctttcctgtctcatcgtcgctataagacctatctgtgtcggtgcgacgtaaagcaaagagcaaaataAATTTCCAATGATATTACCAATTTTTAATCCACGACAGGGAAAGTAATACATCCGGTTTGCTTCGAGAATTATCGTGACTATGCCGAAAAAGAAGGACAATTGGGTTCTCATTTCTGATTTGAAGGCTCTGTACCTACCCTTTTACGGTACAAGATAAACGAGCATGCGAAGTACAATGTACAACATATTCAGCTATATTTTCAGTATTGCTATTTGCGGGAAAAAGAAAATTTCATGACGCGCGCAGACATAGaaatatttgccttgtgtgaatgtTAATTATTGCTTTATGTTTTATAGCACAAATGGCTAAAACGTAAGTCGACATTTTTTGTCCACTTTGTCCACTTTCAAAATATGTCCTTTTCTGTGTCTGAAATcttggtcaccgagctcgatagctgcagtcgcttaagtgcggccagtatccagtaatcgggagatagtgggttcgagccccactgtttgcagccctgaagatggttttccgtggtttcccattttcacaccaggcaaatgccggggctgtaccttatttaaggccacggccgcttccttcgaattcctaggcctttcctatcccatcgtcgccataagacccatctgtgtcgatgcgacgtaaagcaaaaaaaaaaaaaaaaaatcttggtcaCACTATTTCCAAGACAATTCCTGCTACAAACTTTCTTACAAATATTCTGCGTCACGGAACACTTTCGAAAGGAATGAGAATAATTTGGTTGATATGCCGTAGCTCAAAAGGAGAATGGACGCATGGTATTTTATAAGATCCTCGTAGGAATACATTACTCCGAAATAACTGAacttatagatataatgtttgttgaggATATTCAGAGGGGTTGTTTCTACATGGGAGGTGGCAtttttgtgataataataattcatattaaGAATTATAAAATACTAAATGCGGTGAATGCACAATACCATCCGCTCATTCTTTTTCGAGCGACTATGCTTTTGTTGACGATGTGTCATCCTTTAGTAGATTTTGTTAAAATGGGATTTCTGATAAACTATAGAACAGAGTTGTTCCTATATTGTTTCAGGGTATTGTATGAAAAATGTTCACCCTTAAGTCGCACTTTGCGGACAGAACTGCCACGTTGCGCTGCCCTGAACTACACACTTAAGTGTGTGGACTTAGTTTGGTTGTTTCAGACAAGCAGATTCATCGTAGAAGGAATAGAGCAAAACATATAGTAAGAAAATCTCAACTAGCCTTCAAAATATTAGCAATAAAGCAATAAGGAAACTGTAGCCAGAGTGCTCTTGCATTAAACTCTGATTTTAGTCTGCAACAGACATTTCCAGAGCTGTAAAATAAGTACGAGTACATTACACACAGGTCCAAATGACCAAGATGAAGATCTCAACATATTGTGTACCACTATATACACTGAAACACctagagcgagttggctgcgtgagTCGGGccgtgtagctgtcagcttactttcggagttcgaactccactgtcagtagcactaaagttttttccgtggtttcccattttcacaccaggcaaatgctggggctgtacctcaattaaagccacggtcgcttcgttcccagtccCAGCTCcgtcctgccctatcgtcgccatgagacttgtctgtatcgatgcgacataaaacaaataacaagtaGCATAGGTAAGCCCCGCGCAGTCACAGATTGTAGTAGGTTTCCATCAAGTTCTGACTGACTTGTTAAGTAGTCAGAAAGCttttagttttacgtcgcaccaacacagataggtcctatggcgacgataggacaggaaaaggctaggagagggaaggaagcggccgtggccttaattaaggtacagctccagcatttgtctggtgtgaaaatgggaaacaacggaaaaccatcttcagggctgccgagagtggggttcgacccactatctcccgaatactgggtacaggccgcacttaagcgactgcagctatcgagctcggtaggaaggaatcggccgtggccttaattaaggtacagctccagcatttatctggtgtgaaaatgggaaacaacggaaaaccatcttcagggctgccgagagtggggttcgaacccactatctcccaaatactgggtacaggccgcacttaagcgactgcagctctcgagctggGTAGTTAGAAAGCTACCATTATTCCAACTTGAAAGAATTTTAAAATCCGATGGTGAAAACTATCAAGAATATTTCTGTACGTTGCCGAGGGCCGCGTAAATAACTATACAAAACAACACCAATGTTTGCAATATACTGTATTATGAGTGTGTTTAATGGCTAAACAATATTGTCTTGTTGGCAGGTTATGGGTAAGAAAAGGAAGTCTGGCCAGCCAAGTGACCTGGAAGACCAACAGGATTCCCAGGAGAATAATGTCAAGGAGCCAGTGAGGTTGGAAGATCAATCTCCAAGTCAAACTTCTTTGAGTTCGGCTGATGCCAGTCAGCAATGCCAGCAGCAGCCGCAAATAGACAAACTGGATCAACCAAAGGGAAATCAATATCAACAGCCAGAAAATTTGCTACAGGAACAACAACAATTTGTAAAACGAGTTGATCAGCAGCTCCAACAACAGTCGAAGAAACAAACTGTTCAAGAGCAACAGCCTCAGCAACAAGTACAAGAACAGTTGAGAAAACCAACTGATCAAACTCAACAGCCTCAAGAGCAACAATCACCTAGGACTGACGAGCAACATGATCAAAACCAACGTCCTCATCAACAAGAACAACAGTCCCAGATATCAGCTGATCAAAATCAACAGCCTCAGCAGCTGCGTCAGTTTCAAAAGCAAGCTAATCAAAAAGAACAGTTGAGGAAGCAGGCAGATCAAAACCAGAAAAAAACAGTTGAAAAGCAAACAGCACACCAGCCGAAGAAAGGTGATCAGAAGCAACAAGGGCAACAACCAACTACCAATACTGAACAAGAGCCACAACAGTCGAAGACTAGTGCTGAACAAAAGCAACAACAACCAAAGTCTAATGTTGAACAAAGACAACAAGAGCAACACCCGAAGACTAATGTTGAACACAAACAACAAGAACAACCGAAGACTAACCTTGAACAAAAGCAGAAAGAGCAACAGATGAAGACTAATGGTGTGCAAAAGAAACACGAACAAAAGCCAAAGGCTAATGTTGAGCAAAAGCAACTACACCAACAGACAAAGACTGACATTGAGCAAAGTCAACCAGAGCAACAGCCAAATACTAGTATTCAAGAAAAGCAACCAGAGAAACAGCCAAACACTAATGTTGAGCAAAAGCAACCACAGCAGCAGCCAAAGAATAATGGTGATCAAAAGCAAAGAAAGCAACTGACAAAGGCTAATTATGATCAAAAGCAACCAGAACAACAGCCAAAGATTCAGGCAGATCAAAATCAACAAGTGGAACAAGTAAAGAACGAGATTGATCGAAAGCAACGAGAGCAGCCAAAGAAGCAAGCTGATAAAGAGCAACAACCAAAAACAAATATTGATCAAAAGGAAGGAGAGCAACAAACAAATAAGCAAGCTGATCAAAAGCAACAAAATCATCAGTCAAAGAAGCAAGTTGATCAAAAAGAACCAATTCAACGGTCAAAGAAAAAAACTGATCAAAATCATCAAGagcaatcaaacaaacaaactgaTCAAACGCAACCAAAACAGCCGTTGAAACAAGCTGATCTGAAACAACAAGAGCAACAGCAGAAGTCTAATGTTGATAAGAATGAACACGAGCAACATCAAAGGACTAATACTGATCAAAGGCAACGGGAGGAACGCCTGAAGAAACAAAGTGACCAAAAGCAACAAGAACAACAGCCGAAGAACGAGGTTGATCAACAGCAACAAGAACAACAGTTAAAGAAAGAAGTTGATCAAAGTCAGCAAGAACAGCAGCCGAGGAAAGAGGTTGATCAAAAGCAACAAGAACAACAGCCGAACAAAGACATTGATCAAAAGCAACAAGAACAACAGCTGAATAAAGAGATTGGTCACAAGCAACAAGAGCAACAACCAAAGAAACAGGCTGATCgaaaacagcagcaacaacagtcGAAGAAACAGATTGATCATAAACAACAGCAACACTCAAAGGAACTGGCTGagcaaaagcaacaacaacaaccaaagAACCAAGCTGAGCAAAAACACCAAGAACAACAACCAAGTAAGCAGGCTGAGAAGAAACAACAACCGAAGAAACTAACCGATCAGAAGCAACAAGGACAGCAGCCAAAGAAAGAAACTGATCAAAATCAACAAGAACAAGAGCCAAGCAAACAAACTCATCAAAAATCGCAAGAACAACAAACAAATAATGAAGTTAATCAAAAGCAAGAGGAGCAACAGATAAAATCTCAAGCTGATCACAAACATCAACAGCACCAACCAAAGAAACAAGCAGATCCATTGCAACAAGGTCAACAGTCAAAGAAACAAACTGATCAAAACCAACAAGATCAAAAAACAAGGAATCATAGTGATCAAATTAAACACGAACAACTGAAGGATGAAACTGGTCTTGTGCAGCAAGAACAGCAGCCAAAGGGACAAGCTAACCTACAAAGGaaacaagtacaacaacaacaacaaaaagaagctGATCAGCAGATACACTCTCCAAAACAACAACATTTCAAAAAGCAAAGTGATCAACAAACTCAACAACAAAAGAAACAAGATGGTCAGCAGCATCAACAGCAGCTATCGAAGAAGTCAGTTGATCAACAAAAGCAGCCTCAAAAACAACAAACTAAAAAGCAAGTAGATCAACAACAGCCAGAGGAGCTAGAAAAACATAGTGATCAAGTACAGCAGGCTCATCAGAAGAATCAACAAGCAAAACAGCAAGAACAATCTCAGCATCAACAACAGCAACCTCtcggaaaacaacaacaacacaattctCTGTCTCACGAGCAACAGCATGCTATTAATCAGCCTCAAAAGCAAAGGCAACATaaagaaaaagaacaaaaggagCTCCCACAACAACAGAAACGTCAACAAGAACAATCAAAACAGAAAACACAAAAACAAGTAAAACAACTGCCAGCTGAACAACAACATCAACTAGCAATACCACAACAAGAGAAACAACAAAAACTATCGGAACAAGAAGGACAAGGACAACAGAAACAAGAACAGAAACCCAAACAGCCGCAATCACTGCCACAACAAACAGAGCAACAAGAACCTCAAGAACAGAAGAAGcgggagaggaagaagaagaagaagaggcagcAGCAGGAGAACAAGGAATCCCAGGAAGGGGAAAGTTTGGGAGTTTCTTCAGAATCCGTGATTAAAGACGATTTGTTAGATAATAATAAGGAAAATGAAGACTGTGCAGAAATAGCTGAAATGGACAAAGTAGCCAGCAACCAAAATGTCAAGAAAGCACGTAGGAGGAAGAAAAAATCTTCCAAAGTGGAATCTTCGTCCCAGACGCTAAATAGTGAAAAGAGGGATGCAGGGCTTGAAATTAAAAAAGCATCCTCGAATGAATCCACACCTACGTCCTTGAAGAAACAAATGCGTCCACACAAGACTCAAAACTCTAATTCTGCCATATCAATGGCACTGTTACATCGAGCGGAGGAAAAGTTAAAAAGTGAGATCGCCTTCTCCAATGCATCGTCTACCGATATGTCTGAGAGATATTTGTATGACATAAATAAGAAACTCAATTTACTTAAACGTTGTAGGGAAGAAATAACAGCAGAGAAGAAAAATTATGGTCCAGATTCTCAATTTGAAGCGCTGTGCACTGGGAATGTAAacgaaggcgaagaagaagaagaggtacaataCAAAATAATTCAGCGTGTTGTGTTCCAGCACTATGCATGTCACGTTTGTAAAGTTTTAGCAGGTAAAGACAACAGTCCACTCAAGAGGTGCGCCAGTTGCAAGATGATTTCTTATTGTTCTCCAGAGCATCAGAAGAGCCATTGGAACCAACATAAGGACGTGTGTAAGGCAATCTGTAAGATATGCAAGCTCAACGGCTTGTCCCATCTCTATGAAAAAGCAGTTGGACTTGATCCTGAAAGTTATCGCCATTTCCGTATACGCCGCGTGATTGAATGTACTCAAGAAATAGGGCGTGAATTGGAACTGTGGGAGAAAGAAATGTTCTTCTATGCAGATGTGTGTCATACATGTTACCAGTGTGACAAGACCAAACTGTTAACATGTAACAAGTGCCATCATGTTAGCTACTGTGCAGGTCACTTGAAATCCGATCATGATATTTGGTGTAAGGACTTTAAAATTTATGGAGATATCATACGTTACCAGGCTCGTATAGGAATGATTCAACCACCACTTCCAAAGAAAATCTTTACTGAATATAGATCGCTACCTGTTAAAATGGATACTTATCTTTCTGAAGTTGTGGATAATTTTGAACTATTGGACCCCTTAACTTGCGCTGCTCTTACTGAAATATCTACGTCTCCTCTCTCCGTGCTCTTTGCCCTTCAACACTGTTATCCTTCTCTCGCTGAGATTGATACACTAACCATTCACTTGGTCGGAGCAGAGATGCACTTTGAGGGAGATACtatggaaaaatgggaagtttttattttacatttcttgcCACGTCTGCTTCATTTAAAAATAGATTTTATTGGGCCAGAATTACGAGAAGACATGATACCAAAGGCGCTTCTCTCCGAAAGAAAATGTTGTGAACAATGCACTAAACTAGGCCGTAGAATAGAATTTGGATTCTTCCCGGGAATGCTCTACCATGATTACGTTAAAACTGATAAACGAAGTACACCCCATTTAATTTGCACCATGAATAATGGATTATACCGTACTACAGGTTTTGATGGAAAGGATACGTGGCATTCTACTATAAAAGTAATGCTCGCTGACCCGTATGCTCCAGTAATGATAACAGCCTACACAGCGCATGAACTACCATTAGATGTAAAACGTGTGCAAGAACATGGGGCAGTGAAAATGATTGTGCCCCCAATGAAAAATCCGTACTCGAGTTCCAAACCAAGCCTAAACTTTGTGACCGAAGAGACTGTGCCACTGATATTCAAAAATTACTATATAGCTATTGTGCAAGGAGTAAACGAAAAATAACGGGTACTGCATATCTCGCTAATTCCCTGTGATCAGTATTATGCTGAACACAATTTGTTGCATTCTTTCCTATTACCTTTGCCATCTTGTATGATTCATGTTCCTTACACAGTCCACCTCAGCACCAAAAAAGACAATATATTAATGTATCATAGAGTACTGATAAATAAAATTCCATTCCTCTTGTTCAGAGACTTCTTCTGGTACCATACAGCACATCTGAATACTCAAAATGCTGTTTGAACATCCATGTGATGGTCCATCGGAAACATTACAGTTGTCTGGCATGGAATATGTCAAGTAAAGGGATGTATTAATCACCGTTTTATGATTCAGGGAGGTTGCAACCCAACTACTCTATTGCCGCTATGAACGGCCTGCATTACCTCCTGGAAGTGACAGCGTGAATGGCCGGTGAGGTTTACTGACGGCTTCTACGCTCGGGATTATTTTAAAGCACTTCAAATACATACGAGTAAAGTTCAGTATTAATGAAATAGCaaaaatatttcctttattttcatgAAAGTTTTGCTGTTTTCTGCCTTCGAAAAATCACTATAcaaattgatgcttgcttgttgttttaaggggcctaacatcgaaggtcataggcccaTTATTTAAAATATCACCAACATAAGGGAATCAAAGAAATATTCGCCACCAGAGCAAACTTAACTCATTCGAAAGTCCTCATAGGATATTATCCTTTCAATAACGCAACGAATttctttctcttcctcctcctcctatatGTTCATACATGTAAAACGGAACGCAACATTTCTGGCAAGATATCTgcgcatcttttataaggtaagctAATGAATTACATAAAGATTGAAGTATTTACTTTTATACTTACTTAATAGACAGTTCTAGCACGCAGACATTATGAAGTAGGGGTATACTACTGGTCACTAAAATTAGAATACCTAACAGATTTTGCGCTATGCCGTTTGCTTTCACAGAGTATGTATATTCAGCAATACTGGAATGATATTGGTACTGGGGTGTGGTTTGTCCATGTGTGACGAACCTATGTCAAATTGACAGTGCAACGTTACGACCAATGACTGCTCATAATTCTGTGATACGGGCCCCAAGGTTATGTGGGGAGGCAAGTGAAAATGACGTGAGGCAGTTCTACAGGTACAGGCACATGGGCGACTTCAAGAGAGGTCGCATTGTTGACATGAGAGACTGTAACGTTTTCTATAGAGACATTCCTTATATGCTAGGCGCAGCGTATCCATCATTTTCAGAATCTGTGGAGAATGGAACAAAGAAAGGTGTATCACATGAAGAGAAGGATTTGGTTGTCAGAAGCAGAATACGCTGAGAGACCATCATCTCAGGAGGAGAAAATTTGGTCGATCGGGCAATATTATCAATGGAATTAACGCAGAAGTGGCGCACTATTACACATGCATCCATGTCAGGTTTTACAGAACGCCGCCATTCATTACAGTCTGTACTGCATACACATCGGCTCCTCCACAGGCTACCATTTACATGCCTGCTCTGGTGAAACAAACTAGGTGAGTGGCACGGCACAGTTTCGTTAAGGCGTAAACGATGGCAGGTTCTTCTTCCGTAGCTGACAGTGTGAGAGAGGAACGCATCAACATGGAGCATtctggtcagggatacaactaggCTCGACAATTGATCGCCGTTTGTGCGAGAGAGAACCATCATAATGAACCCTTATTTAACTTAATCTGATACATTACCTTTCCTATGAACATGAGATCTCTTCTGCAGGGTCGCTTACAGGCTCTTCATCACTTGCTGATGTATCATGAGGGATTCAGTAGCCTATATCTGATTACAAAGAATTGAACTCGGAGATAGGCTGGtagaaattattatttattgaataatCGTGAAAGAACTAAAGGTTTTGTGAAAATCATGGCTAAATAACCCGGGTGGCTTCCGAagttaaaagaaattaatttaaaCGTTAAACATATGTAACAGTTATTAATGACGCGCTGGCTGGTTCATCTATCAGAAGGGCAACTTTAATTGGAAATCACTCTTATTATTTATGATCAATAAGAAAGAAATCTCTGGAAGTTCCCTAAATGGGTTTCCATGTGAAACCACATATAATACCATATGCCTCATGGTGTTCCAGCTCTCCTGATACGAACTCGAGACTCTGAGTacaattaaggccgtccaatcgaaGTATGCAATGCAGGATTTTGGTTCCAGGGCATGGACACTTAATTGTGTCggtgtgacctgcgactatgtcatggactgaTATCTATCAATGTTACGTCAAGAATGCAAGTCAGTGTGGCTGATGGCCAAAGGAAAATAAGTTACAGTTGCTGATGGCCTATTATAAAGTCACTGAAGCCGATGGCCCAAAATAAATCTAAGTTAATATGGCGGATGGCCAAATGAAGTTAAGTTAGTGTGGCCGATGGCCAAAATGTCCACTTAATAAGTCCCCAGCATTTCTGTTGCTCAACAAATTCAAACATCAAAAATACAACAAGAAATGCCCAACATCACAATTGGCAACAACGTTCCTTTAAATCAAACATATCCCCTTAATATTACATTACTGAGTTACTTCCCCACAAACAAGATCTAAAACTTCCAGAATAAATTTCCATTTAATTACTTGGGTTTACTTTATTATTCAAAGCACGATTTTATTTAAGTCATTAAAACAGTTACATTATTTGAATTGATCAACTCTTAATTAAAAATATCGAACCTCGAAGAAATGGTTTCCCTAGAAATATGTTAATGTTCTAAGTTAGTGTTACGTAATTCTGACCCCTcttgaacatttataaacaattaaaTTTCTTGTTGAATTGGTCATACTTGCGTGAGACTGCTGTTAGTTTCTTGGAATTCCTGAAATGGAAATATTACTGTGCATGAATACCAAATTACTAACCTCGCTGTGTCACTGCTTCCCACCATGAAATCTAAGTCACCAAGAAATAAATGATACATTAAATATAAAGATGGGTAATTCCCATTGGGAATTCACTTCAAAAATGATAAACACGTACAGTTCCTCAATAATCGAGCACATTTTATTTAACCCACACAAATGGAAACATCTTGCGAACAACAACCACAAAAGCA includes:
- the LOC136862965 gene encoding trichohyalin-like; the protein is MGKKRKSGQPSDLEDQQDSQENNVKEPVRLEDQSPSQTSLSSADASQQCQQQPQIDKLDQPKGNQYQQPENLLQEQQQFVKRVDQQLQQQSKKQTVQEQQPQQQVQEQLRKPTDQTQQPQEQQSPRTDEQHDQNQRPHQQEQQSQISADQNQQPQQLRQFQKQANQKEQLRKQADQNQKKTVEKQTAHQPKKGDQKQQGQQPTTNTEQEPQQSKTSAEQKQQQPKSNVEQRQQEQHPKTNVEHKQQEQPKTNLEQKQKEQQMKTNGVQKKHEQKPKANVEQKQLHQQTKTDIEQSQPEQQPNTSIQEKQPEKQPNTNVEQKQPQQQPKNNGDQKQRKQLTKANYDQKQPEQQPKIQADQNQQVEQVKNEIDRKQREQPKKQADKEQQPKTNIDQKEGEQQTNKQADQKQQNHQSKKQVDQKEPIQRSKKKTDQNHQEQSNKQTDQTQPKQPLKQADLKQQEQQQKSNVDKNEHEQHQRTNTDQRQREERLKKQSDQKQQEQQPKNEVDQQQQEQQLKKEVDQSQQEQQPRKEVDQKQQEQQPNKDIDQKQQEQQLNKEIGHKQQEQQPKKQADRKQQQQQSKKQIDHKQQQHSKELAEQKQQQQPKNQAEQKHQEQQPSKQAEKKQQPKKLTDQKQQGQQPKKETDQNQQEQEPSKQTHQKSQEQQTNNEVNQKQEEQQIKSQADHKHQQHQPKKQADPLQQGQQSKKQTDQNQQDQKTRNHSDQIKHEQLKDETGLVQQEQQPKGQANLQRKQVQQQQQKEADQQIHSPKQQHFKKQSDQQTQQQKKQDGQQHQQQLSKKSVDQQKQPQKQQTKKQVDQQQPEELEKHSDQVQQAHQKNQQAKQQEQSQHQQQQPLGKQQQHNSLSHEQQHAINQPQKQRQHKEKEQKELPQQQKRQQEQSKQKTQKQVKQLPAEQQHQLAIPQQEKQQKLSEQEGQGQQKQEQKPKQPQSLPQQTEQQEPQEQKKRERKKKKKRQQQENKESQEGESLGVSSESVIKDDLLDNNKENEDCAEIAEMDKVASNQNVKKARRRKKKSSKVESSSQTLNSEKRDAGLEIKKASSNESTPTSLKKQMRPHKTQNSNSAISMALLHRAEEKLKSEIAFSNASSTDMSERYLYDINKKLNLLKRCREEITAEKKNYGPDSQFEALCTGNVNEGEEEEEVQYKIIQRVVFQHYACHVCKVLAGKDNSPLKRCASCKMISYCSPEHQKSHWNQHKDVCKAICKICKLNGLSHLYEKAVGLDPESYRHFRIRRVIECTQEIGRELELWEKEMFFYADVCHTCYQCDKTKLLTCNKCHHVSYCAGHLKSDHDIWCKDFKIYGDIIRYQARIGMIQPPLPKKIFTEYRSLPVKMDTYLSEVVDNFELLDPLTCAALTEISTSPLSVLFALQHCYPSLAEIDTLTIHLVGAEMHFEGDTMEKWEVFILHFLPRLLHLKIDFIGPELREDMIPKALLSERKCCEQCTKLGRRIEFGFFPGMLYHDYVKTDKRSTPHLICTMNNGLYRTTGFDGKDTWHSTIKVMLADPYAPVMITAYTAHELPLDVKRVQEHGAVKMIVPPMKNPYSSSKPSLNFVTEETVPLIFKNYYIAIVQGVNEK